The proteins below come from a single Demetria terragena DSM 11295 genomic window:
- the epsC gene encoding serine O-acetyltransferase EpsC, translating to MVMAGALRSAPGRGSRLASGVSRARARVREDVDAAMERDPAAESRLETVLTSPGLHAIWSYRVAHTMWERGDKWRLPARLVAHVTRAATGVEIHPAAQIGDRFFIDHGMGVVIGATAEVGDDVMLYHGVTLGGRSLAKIKRHPTLANGVTVGAGARILGPVLIGAGSQIGANAVVVKDVPANSSAVGIPATVRTNAPPSYVDPAIYI from the coding sequence ATGGTCATGGCCGGGGCGCTGCGCTCGGCGCCGGGGCGTGGCTCGCGTCTCGCGTCGGGCGTCAGTCGAGCGCGCGCGCGAGTACGCGAGGACGTCGACGCGGCAATGGAGCGTGACCCGGCCGCGGAGTCCCGGCTGGAGACGGTCCTGACCTCACCGGGGTTGCACGCGATCTGGTCCTACCGGGTGGCGCACACCATGTGGGAACGCGGAGACAAGTGGCGCCTTCCAGCGCGGCTCGTCGCACACGTAACTCGAGCGGCGACCGGCGTCGAAATTCACCCGGCTGCACAGATCGGTGACCGTTTTTTCATCGACCACGGTATGGGGGTCGTCATCGGCGCGACCGCCGAAGTGGGCGACGACGTCATGCTCTATCACGGGGTCACGCTGGGCGGTCGATCCCTGGCCAAGATCAAGCGGCACCCCACCCTCGCCAACGGCGTGACCGTCGGTGCAGGCGCTCGCATCCTCGGGCCGGTGCTCATCGGTGCTGGCTCGCAGATCGGCGCCAACGCCGTGGTGGTGAAGGATGTGCCAGCCAATTCCAGCGCCGTTGGCATTCCGGCCACCGTGCGCACGAACGCGCCACCCAGCTACGTCGACCCGGCGATCTACATCTGA
- a CDS encoding HU family DNA-binding protein, which yields MNRSDLASTIAQKTGVSVKDANTVIGGLNDVILEAVGRGEKIQLPGLLTIEVVDRAARTGRNPQTGEEIKIAASKAAKVTAGSKLKAAAKG from the coding sequence ATGAACCGCAGTGACCTCGCCAGCACCATCGCGCAGAAGACCGGTGTGAGCGTCAAGGACGCCAACACCGTCATCGGTGGACTCAACGACGTCATCCTCGAGGCCGTCGGCCGCGGTGAGAAGATCCAGCTGCCCGGACTGCTGACCATCGAGGTCGTGGACCGCGCTGCTCGTACTGGTCGTAACCCGCAGACCGGCGAAGAGATCAAGATTGCTGCATCCAAGGCCGCCAAGGTGACCGCAGGCAGCAAGCTCAAGGCCGCCGCCAAGGGCTGA
- the cysK gene encoding cysteine synthase A has protein sequence MPILDDVTQAIGGTPLVRINRIIDSEATVAAKLEFNNPAASVKDRIGKAIIEAAEESGQLKPGGTIVEATSGNTGIALAMVGAAKGYKVVLAMPETMSKERRALLRAYGAELVLTPGSEGMKGAVAKAEELAADGAVLARQFANEANPAVHRKTTAEEIWNDTDGKVDIVVAGIGTGGTITGVGEVLKERKPGVQIVAVEPEESPILNGGQPGPHKIQGIGANFVPEILNREVYDEVIDVNFDTAIEWARKAATQEGLLVGISSGAALSAAAQVAARPENAGKTIVVIIPSFGERYLSTPLFEGLVD, from the coding sequence GTGCCCATCCTCGACGACGTCACCCAGGCCATCGGTGGAACTCCCTTGGTGCGGATCAACCGCATCATTGACAGCGAGGCGACAGTCGCCGCCAAGCTGGAGTTCAACAACCCCGCCGCCTCGGTCAAGGACCGTATCGGCAAGGCCATCATTGAGGCCGCGGAGGAATCCGGCCAGTTGAAGCCCGGCGGCACGATCGTCGAGGCGACCTCCGGCAACACCGGAATCGCCCTGGCGATGGTCGGTGCGGCGAAGGGCTACAAGGTGGTCCTCGCGATGCCGGAGACGATGAGCAAGGAGCGTCGCGCGCTGCTGCGGGCATACGGCGCAGAGCTGGTCCTGACGCCCGGTTCCGAAGGCATGAAGGGCGCGGTCGCCAAGGCCGAGGAGCTCGCCGCGGACGGGGCGGTGCTGGCGCGCCAGTTCGCGAACGAGGCCAACCCGGCGGTGCACCGCAAGACGACCGCCGAAGAGATCTGGAATGACACCGACGGCAAGGTCGACATCGTCGTCGCTGGCATCGGCACCGGTGGCACCATCACCGGCGTCGGCGAGGTGCTCAAGGAGCGCAAGCCGGGTGTGCAGATTGTCGCGGTCGAGCCAGAAGAGTCCCCGATCCTCAATGGCGGACAGCCTGGCCCGCACAAGATCCAGGGTATTGGCGCCAACTTCGTCCCCGAGATCCTCAACCGCGAGGTCTACGACGAGGTCATCGACGTCAACTTCGACACCGCGATCGAGTGGGCGCGCAAAGCTGCCACCCAGGAGGGCTTGCTGGTCGGTATCTCCTCTGGCGCGGCGCTGTCCGCGGCGGCTCAGGTCGCGGCGCGTCCCGAGAACGCTGGCAAGACCATCGTGGTCATCATCCCCAGCTTTGGCGAGCGGTACCTCTCGACGCCATTGTTTGAGGGTCTGGTCGACTAA
- a CDS encoding acyltransferase family protein, whose amino-acid sequence MANSSSRDPQAPARAVSAASKPVPSGLRTDIQALRALAVMLVVLYHLWPGALRGGFVGVDVFFVISGFLITGHLLRDAERKGTISLVQFWTRRAFRLLPASLLVIALTMIAALIWVGEDQWNRYAQQALGSGFYVQNWVLSATSTDYLSSSEPPTAFQHFWSLSIEEQFYLVLPVVLVAVLAVAAAKWRTWFLVALSGITAASLCWSIYLTATNADAAYFVTTTRAWEFGLGALVAFARPHHLGRMHPALAWVGVAAITVSALTYSADTAFPGYAAVLPTAGAALALAVTRHERLFTSIAEWRPVQVIGDASYSIYLWHWPIFVIAPYALGRDLGLFPRVVILAASLVLGYLSLRFVEAPFRARGTARWKTPSGAAVAVGMTAVLVVSCSSLALVQQRSASSEEELRQAMDRIPSDSSAESCFGAPALGREDCPKPTALTPSLSLLRKDDGNRAACWASQGDATFKRCIVSNPPKPVQRVIAIGDSHNNSLIPAYEKAARTLNWKFEVAGKAGCYPSTTRIAVVDRDVRACETWRKKAMAQVAADPSIDTVIVTRRDAPVASTDASSRATTERGLRGAWSKFTAAGKKVVVVQDVPPADQGVLDCVSNEGVDAAQKCSMTRRAAFPDDATLRGAAQGQKGVKYLSVEDLYCLQDRCPSVIGSVPVFFNPGHVSKTFAATLGPALAEKLRASTR is encoded by the coding sequence ATGGCGAATTCTTCCTCACGTGACCCACAAGCACCCGCGCGCGCCGTAAGCGCCGCGTCGAAGCCGGTACCTTCGGGCCTGCGGACGGATATTCAGGCGCTTCGAGCGCTCGCGGTCATGCTGGTGGTGCTCTACCACCTATGGCCCGGAGCGTTGCGCGGCGGGTTCGTCGGTGTGGACGTGTTCTTTGTGATCAGCGGATTCCTGATCACCGGCCACCTGCTGCGCGATGCCGAGCGCAAGGGCACGATCTCGCTGGTTCAATTCTGGACTCGGCGCGCCTTCCGGCTGTTGCCGGCGTCGCTGCTGGTGATCGCTCTGACGATGATCGCCGCGTTGATCTGGGTCGGTGAGGACCAATGGAACCGCTATGCCCAACAGGCGCTCGGTTCCGGTTTCTATGTGCAGAACTGGGTTCTGTCCGCCACCTCGACGGATTACCTGTCCTCGAGTGAGCCACCGACCGCCTTCCAACACTTCTGGTCGCTGTCGATCGAAGAGCAGTTCTACCTGGTTCTTCCGGTTGTTCTGGTTGCCGTCCTCGCGGTCGCCGCAGCGAAGTGGCGTACCTGGTTTTTGGTCGCGCTGTCCGGCATTACCGCAGCGTCCCTCTGCTGGTCGATTTACCTGACCGCCACCAACGCCGACGCCGCCTACTTCGTCACCACCACCCGCGCCTGGGAGTTCGGTCTCGGTGCGCTGGTTGCCTTTGCCCGACCACATCACCTCGGCCGGATGCACCCCGCCTTGGCCTGGGTCGGCGTTGCTGCCATCACGGTCTCGGCCCTCACGTACAGCGCTGACACCGCATTCCCCGGGTACGCCGCGGTCCTGCCCACCGCGGGAGCCGCTCTCGCCTTGGCCGTCACCAGGCACGAGCGGCTTTTCACCAGCATTGCCGAATGGCGGCCAGTGCAAGTCATTGGCGACGCGTCGTACTCGATCTACTTGTGGCACTGGCCGATCTTCGTCATCGCGCCGTACGCCCTTGGGCGCGACCTTGGCCTCTTCCCGCGGGTCGTGATTCTCGCCGCCTCGCTAGTGCTGGGTTACCTCAGTCTGCGTTTCGTCGAGGCACCGTTCCGAGCTCGTGGAACGGCTCGTTGGAAGACCCCAAGCGGTGCAGCGGTCGCAGTGGGCATGACCGCAGTTCTGGTGGTTTCGTGCTCCAGTCTCGCGCTCGTGCAGCAACGCTCGGCCTCATCGGAGGAGGAACTGCGGCAGGCAATGGATCGAATCCCATCCGATTCGTCAGCGGAGTCGTGTTTCGGAGCGCCAGCGCTCGGTCGCGAAGATTGCCCCAAGCCGACCGCGCTGACTCCGAGTCTTTCGCTGCTGCGCAAGGACGACGGCAACCGCGCGGCATGCTGGGCCAGCCAAGGGGACGCGACCTTCAAACGCTGCATTGTGAGCAACCCGCCCAAGCCAGTTCAGCGCGTGATCGCGATAGGCGACTCGCACAACAACTCGCTGATCCCGGCCTACGAGAAGGCGGCGAGGACGCTGAACTGGAAGTTTGAGGTCGCGGGAAAGGCGGGCTGCTATCCCAGCACCACGCGCATCGCCGTCGTCGACCGTGATGTCAGGGCCTGCGAGACGTGGCGGAAGAAGGCCATGGCGCAGGTCGCTGCCGATCCCTCGATCGATACCGTCATCGTGACCCGCAGGGACGCACCGGTGGCGTCGACTGACGCTTCGTCGCGGGCAACAACCGAGCGGGGGCTTCGTGGCGCGTGGTCGAAGTTCACTGCTGCTGGCAAGAAGGTGGTCGTGGTTCAGGACGTGCCACCAGCCGATCAGGGCGTCTTGGACTGCGTGTCCAACGAGGGCGTGGACGCGGCGCAGAAGTGCAGCATGACTCGCCGGGCGGCTTTTCCCGACGATGCGACGCTCCGTGGGGCCGCTCAAGGGCAAAAGGGCGTCAAGTACCTGTCAGTCGAGGACCTGTACTGCCTTCAGGATCGGTGCCCGTCGGTGATCGGCTCGGTGCCGGTGTTCTTTAACCCCGGCCATGTCTCGAAGACGTTCGCCGCCACCCTTGGCCCGGCCCTCGCCGAAAAACTCCGTGCCAGCACGCGATGA
- a CDS encoding aldo/keto reductase — MTSTPLALGAMYFGTRLDDRASFALLDRFVEEGGQWIDTANCYSFWTDPSGIGGQSEEVIGRWLKANPGADVKISTKVGVQPLEAGGAVEGLSRDAVRAGLEKSVERLGGARIDRFWAHSEDLTVPIEEVGVTFGELVRDGLVGEVAICNNPTWAVERARNAALQADLPPFVGLQLRHSYLQPRPGAVIEGQDWRFGMVTPETLDYVERAGDLDLWVYTALLLGAYDRNDRDFTPAYRHEGNTSRLAALGEVARAHGVKQGQVVLAWLAGGATRMVPILGGSKVEQLEEAVAGVRLELTPEQRARLDDAA, encoded by the coding sequence ATGACTTCCACTCCACTCGCGCTCGGCGCGATGTACTTCGGCACTCGGTTGGACGACCGCGCCTCGTTTGCTCTCCTCGACCGGTTCGTCGAGGAAGGCGGCCAGTGGATTGACACCGCTAACTGCTATTCGTTCTGGACTGACCCTTCGGGCATTGGCGGCCAGAGCGAGGAAGTCATCGGGCGGTGGCTCAAAGCCAACCCGGGGGCTGACGTGAAGATCAGCACCAAGGTGGGTGTCCAGCCACTTGAAGCTGGCGGTGCTGTCGAAGGGCTCAGCCGTGATGCCGTACGCGCGGGTTTGGAGAAGAGCGTCGAGCGCCTGGGCGGAGCACGGATCGATCGGTTCTGGGCGCACTCCGAGGACCTGACGGTGCCAATCGAGGAAGTTGGGGTGACCTTCGGCGAACTGGTTCGCGACGGGCTCGTCGGCGAAGTCGCCATCTGCAACAACCCGACCTGGGCGGTCGAACGGGCCCGCAACGCCGCACTGCAGGCTGATCTGCCGCCGTTTGTGGGCCTCCAACTGCGCCACTCCTACCTGCAGCCGCGCCCAGGCGCCGTGATTGAAGGCCAGGACTGGCGCTTTGGCATGGTCACGCCAGAGACCCTGGACTACGTCGAGCGTGCCGGGGACCTCGATCTGTGGGTATACACCGCGCTGCTCCTGGGTGCGTACGACCGCAATGACCGCGACTTCACCCCCGCCTACCGCCACGAGGGCAACACCAGTCGGCTCGCGGCGCTCGGCGAGGTCGCTCGCGCCCATGGCGTCAAGCAGGGTCAGGTGGTGCTGGCATGGCTCGCCGGTGGCGCCACCCGCATGGTCCCCATCCTGGGGGGCAGCAAGGTCGAGCAGCTCGAAGAAGCTGTCGCCGGCGTACGACTGGAATTGACGCCCGAACAGCGTGCTCGCCTGGACGACGCCGCCTGA